In Catenulispora sp. EB89, the DNA window ACCGCCTCGCCAGCACGCCGCCCGAGATGATCGACGGCCACGACCTGCTGGGGTGGCACTTGGACCGCACCGTCCTGGAGTTCTTGCAGGCCACCGGCGCAGTGCTCGACGTCGACGAGTACGACTACAGCGACAGCGCGGACGACGACTGACCGCCCGCGCCGGCGCGCCGAGCTCCGCGCCAGACCGCAGCACCTCACCCAGCGTTGAAGTAAGAAGCCTCCGGATGATGCGCGACAATCGCATCCGTCGACTGCTCCGGATGCAACTGGTACTCCTCCGACAGCAGCACGTTGATCCGCTCCGGCTTCAGCAGCTCCACGATCTTCGTCCGGTCCTCCAGGTCCGGGCACGCCGGATACCCGAACGAGTACCTGCACCCGCGGTACTCCACCTTGAACAACCCCTCCGTCGAGTCCGGGTCCTCCGCGGCGTAGCCCAGCTCGTCGCGCACCCGCGCGTGCCAGTACTCGGCCAGCGCCTCGGCCAGCTGGACCGACAGGCCGTGCAGCTCCATGTACTCGCGGTAGGAGTTCGCCGCGAACAGCTCCGCGGTCGCCTCCGCGATGCGGCCACCGACCGTCACCAGCTGGAACGGGGCCACGTCCACCTCGCCGCTGTCCTGCGGGCGCCAGAAGTCGGACAGGCACAGGTGCCGGTCGCGGCGCTGCCTGGGGAACGTGAAGCTCGTGCGCTGCTCGCCGCTCTCGTCGAGGATCAGCAGGCTGTCGCCCTTGCTCACCGCCGGGAAGTAGCCGTACACGACCGCCGCGTCCAGCAGGTTCTCCGTCTGCAGGCGCTCCAGCCACATCCGCAGCCGCGGGCGGCCCTCGGTCTCGACCAGTTCCTCGTACGACCGCCCGCCTGAGCCGCGCCCCGGCTTGAGGCCCCACTGGCCGAGGAACAGTGCGCGCTCGTCGATGTAGGGCGCGTACTCCGCCAGGCGGATGCCGCGGACCAGGCGGTCGCCCCAGAACGGCGGCGTCGGGATCGGGTTGTCCAGTGCCACGTCCGAGCGCGCGGGGATCGGCTCGTCCGGGATCTCGCGCAGCGGCCCGGAGGCCTTCACCCGGCGCGGGCGCAGGGCCGGCAGTGCTGCGCCCGGGACGCCGGCCTTCACCGCCGCGACCGCGTCCATCAGGTTCAGGCCCTCGAACGCGTCGCGGGCGTAGCGCACCTCGCCGTCGTACAGCGCGGCGAGGTCCTGCTCGACGTAGGCCCGGGTCAGCGCCGCGCCGCCGAGGAGCACCGGCCAGCGCCCCGCCACGCCGCGGGTGTTCATCTCCTCCAGGTTCTCCTTCATCACCACCGTGGACTTCACCAGCAGGCCGGACATCCCGATGGCGTCGGCGGCGTGCTCCTCGGCGGCGTCCAGGATCGTCTGCAGCGGCTGCTTGATGCCGAGGTTGACCACGTTGTAGCCGTTGTTCGACAAGATGATGTCGACCAGGTTCTTGCCGATGTCGTGGACGTCGCCCTTCACCGTGGCCAGCACGATCGTGCCCTTGCCGGTGGAGTCCGACTTCTCCATGTGCGGCTCCAGGTGCGCCACCGCCGTCTTCATCGTCTCGGCGCTCTGCAGCACGAACGGCAGCTGCATCTCCCCGGAGCCGAACAGCTCGCCGACCGTCTTCATGCCGTCCAGCAGCACCTCGTTGACGATCTCCAGCGCCGGCCGCTCGGTCAGCGCCTCGTCCAGGTCGGCCTCCAGACCCTTGCGCTCGCCGTCGATGATGCGGCGCTTGAGCCGCTCCTGCAGCGGCAGCGCCGCCAGTTCGTCGGCGCGCGAGGCCTTCAGCGACGCCGCGTCCACGCCGTCGAACAGCTCCAGCAGCCGGGTCAGCGGGTCGTAACCCTCGGCGCGCCGGTCGTAGACCAGGTCCAGCGCGACCTTGCGCTGCTCCTCCGGGATGCGGGCGATCGGCAGGATCTTCGAGGCGTGCACGATCGCCGAGTCCAGGCCGGCCTCCACGCACTCGTGCAGGAACACCGAGTTCAGCACCTGGCGCGCGGCCGGGTTCAGACCGAAGGAGATGTTCGACAACCCCAGCGTGGTCTGCACGTCCGGGTGCCGCCGCTTCAGCTCCCGAATGCCCTCGATCGTCTCCAGGCCGTCGCGCCGCGACTCCTCCTGCCCGGTGCAGATCGTGAACGTCAGACAGTCCACCAGGATCGAGTCCTCCGGCACGCCCCAGTTCCCCGTGATGTCCTCGATCAGCCGCTCGGCGATCGCCACCTTGTGCTCGGCGGTGCGCGCCTGCCCCTGCTCGTCGATGGTCAGGGCGATGACGCCGGCCCCGTGCGCCGACACCAGCTCCATGATCCGCGCGAACCGCGAGGTCGGGGCGTCGCCGTCCTCGTAGTTGACCGAGTTGATGACGGCCCGGCCGCCCAGCGTCTCCAGCCCGGCCTGCAACACCTGCGGCTCGGTGGAGTCCAGCACGATCGGCAGCGTCGAGGCGGTCGCGAACCGGCGGGCCACCTGCTTCATGTCCTCGACGCCGTCCCGGCCCACGTAGTCGACGCACAGGTCGAGCATGTGCGCGCCGTCGCGGATCTGGTTGCGCGCGATCTCCACGCACGCGTCCCAGTTCTCCGCCAGCAGCGCCTCGCGGAACGCCTTGGACCCGTTGGTGTTGGCGCGCTCGCCGATCGCCAGATAGCTGATGTCCTGCCGGAACGGCACGTGCTGGTACAGCGAGGACGCCCCCGGCTCCCGCTGCGGCGCGCGCTGCGGCACCTCGCGGCCGCCGAGGCTGTCCACCAGCTGCCGCAGGTGCTCCGGCGTGGTACCGCAGCACCCGCCGATCAGCGCGATCCCGAACTGGTCGACGAACCGCTCGTGCCAGTCCACGAGCTCTTCGGGGCTCAGCGGGTAGTGCGCGCCGTCCGAGGTGAGCACCGGCAGCCCGGCGTTCGGCATACAGGACAGGCCGATCGTGGAGTGCTTGGCCAGGTAGCGCAGGTGCTCGCTCATCTCGGCCGGGCCGGTGGAGCAGTTCAGCCCGATGCGCTCGATGCCGAGGGACTCCAGCGCGGTCAGCGCCGCGCCGACCTCGGTGCCCAGCAGCATCGTGCCGGTGGTCTCGAACGCCGCCGAGGCCCACACCGGGACGTCGATCCCGGCGGCGCGCGCCGCCGCCTTGGCGCCCAGCACCGCGGCCTTGATCTGCAGCAGGTCCTGGCTGGTCTCGATCAGCAGCGCGTCGGCGCCGCCGGCGATCAGCCCG includes these proteins:
- the metH gene encoding methionine synthase is translated as MASTAVISAHAGNARIAALREALRTRVVVADGAMGTMLQAQNPTLDDFQGHEGCNEILNISRPDIVRAVHEEYFRAGVDCVETNTFGANHTNLGDYDISDRIFELSEAGARLAREVADGFATADKPRWVIGSVGPGTKLPSLGQIDYPTLRDAYQAEAAGLIAGGADALLIETSQDLLQIKAAVLGAKAAARAAGIDVPVWASAAFETTGTMLLGTEVGAALTALESLGIERIGLNCSTGPAEMSEHLRYLAKHSTIGLSCMPNAGLPVLTSDGAHYPLSPEELVDWHERFVDQFGIALIGGCCGTTPEHLRQLVDSLGGREVPQRAPQREPGASSLYQHVPFRQDISYLAIGERANTNGSKAFREALLAENWDACVEIARNQIRDGAHMLDLCVDYVGRDGVEDMKQVARRFATASTLPIVLDSTEPQVLQAGLETLGGRAVINSVNYEDGDAPTSRFARIMELVSAHGAGVIALTIDEQGQARTAEHKVAIAERLIEDITGNWGVPEDSILVDCLTFTICTGQEESRRDGLETIEGIRELKRRHPDVQTTLGLSNISFGLNPAARQVLNSVFLHECVEAGLDSAIVHASKILPIARIPEEQRKVALDLVYDRRAEGYDPLTRLLELFDGVDAASLKASRADELAALPLQERLKRRIIDGERKGLEADLDEALTERPALEIVNEVLLDGMKTVGELFGSGEMQLPFVLQSAETMKTAVAHLEPHMEKSDSTGKGTIVLATVKGDVHDIGKNLVDIILSNNGYNVVNLGIKQPLQTILDAAEEHAADAIGMSGLLVKSTVVMKENLEEMNTRGVAGRWPVLLGGAALTRAYVEQDLAALYDGEVRYARDAFEGLNLMDAVAAVKAGVPGAALPALRPRRVKASGPLREIPDEPIPARSDVALDNPIPTPPFWGDRLVRGIRLAEYAPYIDERALFLGQWGLKPGRGSGGRSYEELVETEGRPRLRMWLERLQTENLLDAAVVYGYFPAVSKGDSLLILDESGEQRTSFTFPRQRRDRHLCLSDFWRPQDSGEVDVAPFQLVTVGGRIAEATAELFAANSYREYMELHGLSVQLAEALAEYWHARVRDELGYAAEDPDSTEGLFKVEYRGCRYSFGYPACPDLEDRTKIVELLKPERINVLLSEEYQLHPEQSTDAIVAHHPEASYFNAG